Proteins encoded in a region of the Lepidochelys kempii isolate rLepKem1 chromosome 24, rLepKem1.hap2, whole genome shotgun sequence genome:
- the BGLAP gene encoding osteocalcin, which yields MQGCFPPQPTRAPIGPENVGLFSTPRVPETTIAIWVWQPWAQTDGLQIDLAAGPGPSPPVVKAGVGGMRGDVALYPATPGLAAGYKWWPVSHRLQQASAEHPTRQERPAKPASTMKTLTLLTLLALVTLCLCHGASDYSNSANDSPSSEAFVSKQDSAEVVRRHKRSYVYNRFYDIIDPLEGKREICELNPDCDELADHIGFQEAYRRYYGAV from the exons ATGCAGGGTTGTTTTCCACCCCAGCCCACACGGGCCCCCATTGGGCCTGAGAACGTAGGGTTGTTTTCCACCCCAAGGGTGCCTGAAACCACAATTGCCATCTGGGTTTGGCAGCCTTGGGCCCAGACGGATGGGCTCCAAATAGATctggcagcagggccaggccCCTCCCCGCCTGTGGTCAAAGCCGGAGTGGGCGGGATGAGGGGGGATGTGGCCCTTTACCCAGCCACACCAGGACTAGCAGCAGGGTATAAATGGTGGCCTGTGAGCCACAGGCTACAACAGGCATCAGCAGAGCATCCTACAAGACAAGAGCGACCAGCGAAACCGGCTTCTACCATGAAGACACTCACCCTGCTGACTTTGCTGGCACTGGTGACCCTGTGCCTGTGCCATGGGG CCTCGGATTATTCCAACAGCGCTAACGActcgcccagctctgaag CATTCGTCTCCAAACAGGACAGCGCTGAGGTGGTGAGGAGACACAAACGGAGCTACGTCTACAACAG GTTCTATGATATCATCGACCCTCTCGAGGGCAAGCGTGAGATCTGTGAGCTCAACCCCGACTGTGACGAGCTGGCTGACCACATTGGATTCCAGGAGGCTTACCGAAGATACTACGGGGCGGTCTAG
- the PMF1 gene encoding polyamine-modulated factor 1 has translation MAAAGGEGPARAEGEGAAAAGGGGFSSLPAPEEEPGRGQLFDTVVDAFLEKLVAAGSYQRFANCYHRFYKLQPEMTRSIYDQFISQLQTSIQEEIREIKEEGNLEELFASMDKIVEEAKNREEPAWRPSGIPEEDIHSAMVPYLLKHQTYLRKALKEKEEENRKLAESVLAGRARISEMQQQIQNRKQAWQAISKEQRELIMTFQEPE, from the exons ATGGCGGCGGCTGGCGGCGAGGGCCCGGCGCGGGCGGAGGGCGAgggggccgccgccgccggcggCGGCGGCTTCTCTTCGCTGCCAGCCCCGGAGGAAGAGCCGGGCCGCGGGCAGCTCTTCGACACCGTGGTGGATGCTTTCCTGGAGAAGCTGGTGGCCGCCGGCAG TTACCAGAGGTTTGCAAACTGCTACCATCGCTTCTATAAACTCCAGCCTGAAATGACCAGAAGTATATATGATCAGTTTATATCCCAACTGCAAACTTCCATTCAG GAGGAGATTCGTGAGATAAAGGAGGAAGGGAATCTTGAGGAGCTCTTTGCCTCGATGGATAAAATTGTGGAGGAAGCAAAGAATCGGGAAGAGCCCGCGTG GCGCCCCAGTGGGATCCCGGAGGAAGATATTCATAGTGCCATGGTGCCGTACCTCCTGAAGCACCAGACATACCTGCGTAAAGCCctgaaagagaaggaggaggagaacaggAAGCTGGCAGAGTCTGTATTGGCCGGACGGGCGAGAATCTCAGAGATGCAGCAGCAGATACAAAATCGCAAGCAAGCATGGCAG GCAATTAGTAAAGAACAGAGAGAACTAATCATGACGTTCCAGGAGCCCGAATGA